A region from the Nocardioides exalbidus genome encodes:
- a CDS encoding ribonuclease HII — MTVRRDAGIYGYERALRRAGLDPIAGVDEAGRGACAGPLVAGAVVLPPGKAGIVPGLADSKLLTEAARERVYTQVVRRALAWSVVVIDNDECDRLGMHVANLEALRRAVARLATRPSYVLTDGFPVDGLGVPGLAVWKGDRVAACIAAASVIAKVTRDRLMVAMDGDWPAYDFKTHKGYITDVHEAALAEHGPSPVHRMRFVNVRRAAGLEPVPEVEPATSVGAGADGTGLDRHDGTEEGA, encoded by the coding sequence GTGACCGTACGCCGTGACGCCGGGATCTACGGCTACGAGCGCGCCCTGCGCCGGGCGGGTCTCGATCCCATCGCCGGGGTCGACGAGGCGGGTCGCGGCGCCTGCGCCGGTCCCCTCGTGGCCGGCGCGGTCGTGCTGCCTCCCGGCAAGGCCGGCATCGTTCCCGGCCTCGCCGACAGCAAGCTGCTCACCGAGGCCGCGCGCGAGCGCGTCTACACCCAGGTCGTGCGCCGCGCCCTCGCGTGGTCGGTCGTGGTCATCGACAACGACGAGTGCGACCGGCTCGGGATGCACGTGGCCAACCTCGAGGCGCTGCGGCGGGCCGTGGCCCGGCTCGCGACGCGGCCGTCGTACGTCCTCACCGACGGGTTCCCCGTCGACGGCCTCGGCGTGCCCGGCCTCGCGGTGTGGAAGGGCGACCGCGTCGCCGCCTGCATCGCCGCGGCGTCGGTGATCGCCAAGGTGACGCGCGACCGGCTGATGGTCGCGATGGACGGCGACTGGCCGGCCTACGACTTCAAGACCCACAAGGGCTACATCACCGACGTCCACGAGGCGGCGCTGGCCGAGCACGGTCCCTCGCCGGTGCACCGGATGCGCTTCGTCAACGTCCGGCGCGCCGCGGGCCTCGAGCCGGTGCCCGAGGTGGAGCCGGCCACTAGTGTCGGCGCAGGAGCAGACGGCACTGGGCTCGATCGGCACGACGGCACGGAGGAGGGCGCATGA
- the lepB gene encoding signal peptidase I — translation MTSDDRGSSSLSMDEEPRSSRSGGTGDGRKAGKAKRKQLPLWQETILLLGVALVLAIVIKTFFVQAFYIPSESMEPGLILNDRILIQKVSYWGGGEPERGDVVVFKDPGGWLPPEDSAGPTNPVAQVMAKIGLYPTGGHLVKRVIGVAGDTIECCDDQGRLMVNGKAIDETAFVRRGTGKCDGPMPTDGRCDEEWKTGPIPEGHIFVMGDNRSRSADSSQKMCRPDETECVPGDEFVPVDLVVGKVFVLLWPADRFRWNTRPDVFEDIPDPS, via the coding sequence GTGACTTCCGATGACCGCGGTTCCTCGTCCCTCTCGATGGACGAGGAACCGCGGTCTTCGCGTTCCGGCGGCACCGGGGACGGCCGCAAGGCCGGCAAGGCGAAGCGCAAGCAGCTTCCGCTGTGGCAGGAGACGATCCTGCTGCTCGGCGTCGCGCTCGTGCTCGCGATCGTCATCAAGACCTTCTTCGTCCAGGCCTTCTACATCCCGTCGGAGTCGATGGAGCCGGGCCTGATCCTCAACGACCGGATCCTCATCCAGAAGGTCTCCTACTGGGGCGGGGGCGAGCCCGAGCGGGGCGACGTCGTCGTGTTCAAGGACCCGGGCGGCTGGCTGCCCCCGGAGGACTCCGCCGGACCCACCAACCCCGTCGCCCAGGTTATGGCCAAGATCGGGCTCTACCCGACGGGCGGCCACCTCGTGAAGCGCGTCATCGGCGTCGCGGGCGACACGATCGAGTGCTGTGACGACCAGGGCCGGCTGATGGTCAACGGCAAGGCGATCGACGAGACCGCCTTCGTGCGCCGCGGCACCGGCAAGTGCGACGGACCGATGCCCACCGACGGCAGGTGCGACGAGGAGTGGAAGACCGGTCCGATCCCCGAGGGCCACATCTTCGTGATGGGCGACAACCGCTCCCGCTCGGCCGACTCCTCGCAGAAGATGTGCCGCCCCGACGAGACCGAGTGCGTGCCGGGCGACGAGTTCGTCCCCGTCGACCTCGTCGTCGGCAAGGTCTTCGTCCTGCTCTGGCCCGCCGACCGGTTCCGCTGGAACACCCGCCCGGACGTGTTCGAGGACATCCCGGACCCGTCGTGA
- the rplS gene encoding 50S ribosomal protein L19, whose amino-acid sequence MSNVIADLGNSLKRDDVPDFRAGDNVKVHVKVIEGSRSRVQIFQGVVIRVHGSGIGRTFTVRKVSFGVGVERTFPVNSPIFEKIEVVTRGDVRRAKLYYLRNLRGKAAKIKERREF is encoded by the coding sequence ATGAGCAACGTCATCGCCGACCTCGGCAACTCCCTCAAGCGCGACGACGTCCCGGACTTCCGCGCCGGTGACAACGTCAAGGTCCACGTGAAGGTCATCGAGGGCAGCCGCTCGCGTGTCCAGATCTTCCAGGGCGTCGTGATCCGCGTCCACGGCTCGGGCATCGGCCGCACCTTCACCGTCCGCAAGGTCTCCTTCGGCGTCGGCGTCGAGCGCACCTTCCCGGTCAACTCCCCGATCTTCGAGAAGATCGAGGTCGTGACCCGCGGTGACGTCCGCCGCGCCAAGCTCTACTACCTGCGCAACCTCCGCGGCAAGGCCGCGAAGATCAAGGAGCGCCGCGAGTTCTGA
- the trmD gene encoding tRNA (guanosine(37)-N1)-methyltransferase TrmD, whose product MRIDVVTIFPDYLAPLELSLPGKARDKGLLDVAVHDLRRWTTDRHHTVDDTPYGGGAGMVMKPEPWGQALDEVAQGATIIFTTPSGEPFTQRTAEELSTHEHLVFACGRYEGIDQRVVEHAATIGTVREISLGDYVLNGGEVAALAITEAVVRLLPGFMGNAESLVEESHADGLLEYPVYTKPASWQGRDVPDVLLSGDHGRIAAWRRAQAEARTAERRPDLLPRTGVVAGLDDLDVRPAVPADAGEVFTLQKACWLQEMEANPGVEIPALRESLDDVRRGLGEWTVMVAREPSTGRLVGAVRGRVDHGEWDIGRIMVAPDLQGRGLGRALLELVQELAPDDVETFVLFTGAASIDNQRMYKKAGFRMRPDRKAPPGAVVLTKKVQRRISP is encoded by the coding sequence GTGAGGATCGACGTCGTCACGATCTTCCCCGACTACCTCGCCCCGCTCGAGCTCAGCCTGCCGGGCAAGGCGCGCGACAAGGGCCTGCTCGACGTCGCCGTGCACGACCTGCGGCGGTGGACGACGGATCGCCACCACACCGTCGACGACACGCCCTACGGGGGCGGTGCCGGCATGGTGATGAAGCCCGAGCCGTGGGGGCAGGCCCTCGACGAGGTGGCGCAGGGCGCCACCATCATCTTCACCACGCCCAGCGGCGAGCCGTTCACCCAGCGCACCGCGGAGGAGCTCAGCACCCACGAGCACCTCGTCTTCGCGTGCGGGCGCTACGAGGGCATCGACCAGCGGGTGGTCGAGCACGCGGCCACGATCGGCACCGTGCGGGAGATCAGCCTCGGTGACTACGTCCTCAACGGCGGCGAGGTCGCCGCGCTCGCGATCACCGAGGCGGTCGTGCGGCTGCTGCCCGGGTTCATGGGCAACGCCGAGTCGCTCGTCGAGGAGTCGCACGCGGACGGCCTCCTGGAGTACCCCGTCTACACCAAGCCCGCCTCGTGGCAGGGCCGCGACGTCCCCGACGTGCTGCTCTCGGGCGACCACGGCCGGATCGCCGCGTGGCGTCGCGCGCAGGCCGAGGCGCGCACAGCGGAGCGCCGGCCCGACCTGCTGCCGCGCACCGGCGTGGTCGCGGGCCTCGACGACCTCGACGTACGTCCCGCCGTGCCAGCCGACGCGGGCGAGGTCTTCACCCTGCAGAAGGCCTGCTGGCTCCAGGAGATGGAGGCCAACCCGGGCGTGGAGATCCCGGCGCTGCGCGAGTCGCTCGACGACGTACGACGCGGGCTGGGGGAGTGGACCGTCATGGTCGCTCGCGAGCCGTCGACCGGGCGCCTGGTCGGCGCCGTGCGCGGACGGGTGGATCACGGGGAGTGGGACATCGGCCGCATCATGGTGGCGCCCGACCTCCAGGGACGCGGGCTGGGTCGGGCCCTCCTCGAGCTCGTCCAGGAGCTCGCGCCCGACGACGTCGAGACCTTCGTCCTCTTCACGGGTGCGGCGTCGATCGACAACCAGCGGATGTACAAGAAGGCCGGCTTCCGGATGCGGCCGGACCGCAAGGCGCCTCCCGGAGCCGTCGTGCTCACCAAGAAGGTCCAGCGTCGGATTTCACCCTGA
- the rimM gene encoding ribosome maturation factor RimM (Essential for efficient processing of 16S rRNA): protein MSEDIEVVVGRIGKPHGIRGEVTLDVRTDEPDRRFAPGTTLRAQAPAGADRRPTALTVARARWHQSTLLVTFEELGDRNAAEAARGTVLHATLAHDEVPDDPDEYYDHQLVGLAVVDVDNTPLGTVKALVHGSAQDLLTVRTTDGRDALVPFVSALVPEVDLGAGRVVVADRPGLVSPFPDERSADGVTEDEA, encoded by the coding sequence GTGAGTGAGGACATCGAGGTCGTGGTCGGCCGCATCGGCAAGCCCCACGGCATCCGCGGCGAGGTCACCCTCGACGTACGCACCGACGAGCCCGACCGACGTTTCGCCCCCGGTACGACGCTGCGCGCGCAGGCCCCGGCCGGTGCGGACCGCCGTCCCACGGCCCTCACCGTCGCGCGCGCCCGCTGGCACCAGAGCACGCTGCTGGTCACCTTCGAGGAGCTCGGCGACCGCAACGCCGCCGAGGCCGCGCGGGGCACCGTCCTCCACGCCACCCTCGCCCACGACGAGGTCCCCGACGACCCGGACGAGTACTACGACCACCAGCTCGTCGGGCTGGCCGTCGTCGACGTCGACAACACCCCGCTGGGCACGGTGAAGGCGCTGGTCCACGGCTCGGCCCAGGACCTGCTGACCGTCCGGACCACCGACGGCCGCGACGCGCTCGTGCCGTTCGTGAGCGCGCTGGTGCCCGAGGTCGACCTCGGGGCCGGCCGCGTGGTCGTCGCCGACCGACCGGGCCTCGTCTCGCCCTTCCCGGACGAGCGCAGCGCCGACGGCGTCACGGAGGACGAGGCGTGA
- a CDS encoding RNA-binding protein, with amino-acid sequence MLAEALEHLVRGIVDHPDDVTVRDKQLRRGSILEVRVHPDDLGKVIGRNGRTATAFRTVVSALAGRGGARVDFVDTDRRR; translated from the coding sequence GTGCTGGCCGAGGCACTCGAGCACCTGGTGCGCGGCATCGTCGACCACCCCGACGACGTCACCGTCCGCGACAAGCAGCTGCGTCGTGGCTCGATCCTCGAGGTCCGGGTCCACCCCGACGACCTCGGCAAGGTGATCGGCCGCAACGGCCGCACCGCGACCGCCTTCCGCACCGTCGTCTCGGCCCTCGCCGGCCGTGGCGGTGCGCGGGTCGACTTCGTGGACACCGACCGCCGCCGCTGA
- the rpsP gene encoding 30S ribosomal protein S16, whose product MAVKIRLKRLGKIRVPQYRIVVVDSRKKRDGKVLEEIGKYHPKEDPSYIDVVSDRAQYWLGVGAQPSEAVEAILKVTGDWQKFKGLPGTEGTLKVKEPKRAKLDIFNEALKEAASEPKGAATTSKKKAEKKTEEPAAEAPAAEAPATVPADETPEVAAEAAEAAETVTAEDAGKSEA is encoded by the coding sequence GTGGCCGTCAAGATTCGCTTGAAGCGCCTGGGCAAGATCCGGGTGCCGCAGTACCGCATCGTCGTCGTCGACTCGCGCAAGAAGCGCGACGGCAAGGTCCTCGAGGAGATCGGCAAGTACCACCCGAAGGAGGACCCGTCCTACATCGACGTCGTCTCCGACCGGGCGCAGTACTGGCTCGGCGTCGGCGCCCAGCCGTCCGAGGCCGTCGAGGCGATCCTCAAGGTGACCGGCGACTGGCAGAAGTTCAAGGGCCTGCCGGGCACCGAGGGCACCCTCAAGGTGAAGGAGCCCAAGCGCGCCAAGCTCGACATCTTCAACGAGGCCCTCAAGGAGGCCGCCTCGGAGCCCAAGGGCGCCGCGACGACCTCCAAGAAGAAGGCCGAGAAGAAGACCGAGGAGCCTGCCGCCGAGGCCCCCGCCGCCGAGGCCCCCGCCACGGTTCCCGCCGACGAGACCCCCGAGGTCGCTGCCGAGGCCGCTGAGGCTGCCGAGACCGTGACCGCCGAGGACGCCGGCAAGAGCGAGGCGTGA
- a CDS encoding GNAT family N-acetyltransferase, which yields MACVSSLVDLYPPFGLHVVAGPLELRGLTDDLLLELCDLAERGIHDPGAMPFFFPWTDAPAGQLSRNTAAYHWGKRSTFSPDDFALDLAVLLDGRVVGAQGVAASNFPVTRTGETGSWLGREFQGRGLGTEMRRAFCALLFDHLGFEEITSAAFVDNPASLGVSRKVGYVPTAVRRLERREGELALNQGLVLTPEAFVRGTPIEVTGAAAVRSFIGLDDA from the coding sequence ATGGCCTGCGTGAGCAGCCTCGTCGACCTCTACCCGCCCTTCGGCCTCCACGTGGTCGCCGGTCCGCTCGAGCTGCGCGGGCTGACCGACGACCTGCTGCTCGAGCTGTGCGACCTGGCCGAGCGCGGCATCCACGACCCCGGGGCGATGCCGTTCTTCTTCCCGTGGACCGACGCGCCCGCCGGGCAGCTGTCCCGCAACACCGCGGCCTACCACTGGGGCAAGCGCTCGACCTTCTCGCCCGACGACTTCGCCCTCGACCTCGCGGTGCTGCTCGACGGCAGGGTCGTCGGAGCGCAGGGCGTGGCGGCGAGCAACTTCCCGGTCACCCGCACCGGTGAGACCGGCTCGTGGCTGGGGCGGGAGTTCCAGGGGCGCGGCCTCGGCACCGAGATGCGGCGCGCCTTCTGCGCGCTGCTCTTCGACCACCTCGGCTTCGAGGAGATCACCTCCGCGGCGTTCGTCGACAACCCCGCCTCGCTCGGCGTCTCCCGCAAGGTCGGCTACGTGCCCACCGCCGTGCGGAGGCTGGAGCGCCGCGAGGGAGAGCTGGCGCTCAACCAGGGCCTCGTGCTGACGCCGGAGGCCTTCGTGCGAGGCACCCCGATCGAGGTCACCGGGGCGGCTGCGGTGCGCTCCTTCATCGGGCTCGACGACGCCTGA
- a CDS encoding VanW family protein, giving the protein MTTVHVEPLELPARLTAPPRLTQRHPWLLPAAMAAHRARRRTQWVRDAWSGRVVWASHHTTDDLPVRLKQHGSLLLRELSADQMHLQHNKVTNLRLAARRIDGIVIAPGETFSFNRVVGNCTRRKGYVDGMKLSNGEAEAGVGGGICQIANLVHWMVLHSPLTVVERSEHSFDPFPDKGRVLPWGVGCSIVYNYVDLVVRNDTDQPFQLRTWVGDRYLHGQLRTDRRPARSYKVEARGEQFLRRDGQVFRRNQVWRRVIDRRTGDQVGEELLKTNCALVVYEPAPGVEVIDVD; this is encoded by the coding sequence ATGACGACCGTCCACGTCGAGCCGCTGGAGCTGCCGGCCCGGCTCACCGCTCCCCCGCGCCTGACCCAGCGGCACCCCTGGCTGCTGCCCGCGGCGATGGCGGCGCACCGGGCGAGACGGCGTACGCAGTGGGTGCGCGACGCGTGGTCGGGGCGCGTCGTCTGGGCGTCCCACCACACCACCGACGACCTGCCGGTGCGGCTCAAGCAGCACGGCTCGCTGCTGCTGCGCGAGCTGTCGGCCGACCAGATGCACCTGCAGCACAACAAGGTGACCAACCTGCGGCTCGCGGCACGCCGCATCGACGGCATCGTGATCGCGCCGGGCGAGACCTTCTCCTTCAACCGCGTCGTCGGCAACTGCACGAGGCGCAAGGGCTACGTCGACGGGATGAAGCTCTCCAACGGCGAGGCCGAGGCGGGCGTCGGCGGCGGCATCTGCCAGATCGCCAACCTCGTGCACTGGATGGTGCTGCACTCGCCTCTGACCGTGGTCGAGCGCTCGGAGCACTCCTTCGACCCGTTCCCCGACAAGGGCCGGGTGCTGCCGTGGGGCGTCGGCTGCTCGATCGTCTACAACTACGTCGACCTCGTGGTCCGCAACGACACCGACCAGCCCTTCCAGCTCCGGACGTGGGTGGGCGACCGCTACCTGCACGGCCAGCTGCGCACCGACCGGCGCCCGGCCCGGTCCTACAAGGTCGAGGCCCGCGGGGAGCAGTTCCTGCGGCGCGACGGCCAGGTCTTCCGCCGCAACCAGGTCTGGCGGCGGGTGATCGACCGCCGCACGGGCGACCAGGTCGGCGAGGAGCTGCTGAAGACCAACTGCGCGCTGGTCGTCTACGAGCCCGCACCGGGCGTCGAGGTCATCGACGTGGACTGA
- a CDS encoding amidohydrolase family protein, whose product MRAQRFHGPALPDGEVVDLYVVDGRITYEPQPGADTVAAGWIVPGLVDAHCHLGLDDFGATDDEATEQQAIDDRDGGALLIRDAGSAADTRWIHDRDDLPRLIRCGRHIAATRRYIRGYAHEVEPADLASYAAQEARNGDGWIKLVGDWISREEGDLAPSFPAQAFKDAIDAAHAEGAKVTAHCFGHGVLPGLIEAGIDCIEHGTGLTEDVIDAMVAHGTRLVPTVMQLDKFPEHAAAGQERFPAYAATMTDLYARMPATIMAAHEAGVPIYAGSDGGGISRHGNIAGEVEALVRIGMSAHDALGAASWRAREWLGADGLEEGASADFVVYDRNPVDDLSVLRTPSAIVLRGQQVSPRR is encoded by the coding sequence ATGCGAGCCCAGCGCTTCCATGGCCCGGCCCTGCCCGACGGCGAGGTGGTCGACCTCTACGTCGTCGACGGGAGGATCACCTACGAGCCGCAGCCCGGCGCAGACACGGTCGCCGCGGGCTGGATCGTCCCGGGACTCGTCGACGCCCACTGCCACCTCGGCCTCGACGACTTCGGCGCCACCGACGACGAGGCGACCGAGCAGCAGGCGATCGACGATCGCGACGGGGGAGCGCTGCTCATCCGCGACGCCGGCTCGGCTGCCGACACGCGCTGGATCCACGACCGCGACGACCTGCCTCGGCTGATCCGCTGCGGACGCCACATCGCCGCCACCAGGCGCTACATCCGCGGCTACGCCCACGAGGTCGAGCCCGCCGACCTGGCGTCGTACGCCGCCCAGGAGGCCCGCAACGGCGACGGCTGGATCAAGCTGGTCGGCGACTGGATCTCGCGCGAGGAGGGCGACCTCGCCCCGTCGTTCCCGGCGCAGGCGTTCAAGGACGCCATCGACGCAGCCCACGCCGAGGGCGCGAAGGTCACCGCCCACTGCTTCGGCCACGGCGTCCTGCCGGGCCTGATCGAGGCGGGCATCGACTGCATCGAGCACGGCACCGGCCTCACCGAGGACGTCATCGACGCGATGGTCGCGCACGGCACCCGGCTGGTCCCGACCGTGATGCAGCTCGACAAGTTCCCCGAGCACGCGGCCGCCGGGCAGGAGCGCTTCCCCGCCTACGCCGCCACGATGACCGACCTCTACGCCCGGATGCCGGCCACGATCATGGCCGCCCACGAGGCGGGCGTGCCGATCTACGCCGGCTCCGACGGCGGCGGGATCAGCCGCCACGGCAACATCGCCGGCGAGGTCGAGGCGCTGGTGCGGATCGGGATGTCGGCCCACGACGCCCTGGGCGCCGCCAGCTGGCGCGCGCGGGAGTGGCTCGGTGCCGACGGGCTCGAGGAGGGCGCCTCGGCGGACTTCGTCGTCTACGACCGCAACCCGGTCGACGACCTGTCCGTGCTGCGTACGCCGTCCGCGATCGTGCTCCGCGGACAGCAGGTCAGTCCACGTCGATGA
- a CDS encoding glycoside hydrolase family 3 protein, which produces MPRPRLTDRTSSRRSGHRPGRAAVGALAAAALSAGLLAAVTAPSGADVQETSAAPTDAAYRNARLPVEKRVRDLLGRMTLAEKIGQMTQAERIDVDADTSLITTNGLGSILSGGGSTPTPNTAEAWADMVDRYQQAALDSRLGIPLLYGVDSVHGHGNLVGATIFPHNIGLGATRDPGLVERAAEITAEETRASGPQWAFAPCLCVARDDRWGRTYESFGEDPDLVTRMTTAIRGLQGRPGQLDDPTHVLASAKHFAGDGLTSYDEEAVGTGAYPIDQGITEVDHATFDELALAPYWPAIRKYDVGSVMPSYSSVDWTEDGLGNPTKMHASEELLTGVLKGDMRFDGIVISDWRAIRQLPGDYRAQVKASVLAGVDMFMEPIQAPNNPSGWDEFIPTLTDLVDSGEVPVSRIDDAVTRILTKKFELGLFEHPFTDRTHLDEIGSAQHRKVAREAVAKSQVLLKNERKAVPLARRKPVYVAGAKADSIGDQAGGWTVTWQGGSTNQVPGNTILDGVRGEATRVTWSADGSAPVPKNASAVVVVGETPYAEGFGDVGGPQWAYDPADNGTPRPAQTMELSQSDQDLVRTVCTKVETCVVVLLSGRPLVIEPSLLSQVDALQAAWLPGSQGEGVTDVLFGRTPYTGKLPVSWPRSVAQEPINVGDADYDPLFRYGWGLRAKR; this is translated from the coding sequence ATGCCACGACCACGCCTCACCGATCGCACCAGCAGTCGCAGATCCGGCCACCGGCCCGGCCGGGCCGCCGTCGGCGCCCTCGCGGCCGCCGCCCTCTCCGCCGGCCTCCTCGCCGCGGTGACGGCCCCCTCCGGCGCCGACGTGCAGGAGACGTCCGCGGCGCCCACCGACGCGGCGTACCGCAACGCGAGGCTCCCGGTCGAGAAGCGGGTCCGCGACCTGCTCGGCCGGATGACGCTCGCCGAGAAGATCGGCCAGATGACGCAGGCCGAGCGGATCGACGTCGACGCCGACACCTCGCTCATCACCACCAACGGCCTCGGCAGCATCCTGTCCGGCGGCGGATCCACCCCCACGCCGAACACCGCGGAGGCCTGGGCCGACATGGTCGACCGCTACCAGCAGGCGGCGCTCGACAGCCGTCTCGGCATCCCGCTGCTCTACGGCGTGGACTCCGTTCACGGGCACGGCAACCTGGTGGGCGCCACGATCTTCCCGCACAACATCGGCCTCGGCGCCACCCGTGACCCCGGGCTCGTCGAGCGGGCCGCGGAGATCACCGCCGAGGAGACCCGTGCCTCCGGCCCGCAGTGGGCCTTCGCCCCGTGCCTGTGCGTCGCCCGCGACGACCGGTGGGGCCGCACCTACGAGTCCTTCGGTGAGGACCCGGACCTGGTGACCCGGATGACCACCGCGATCCGCGGCCTCCAGGGCAGGCCGGGCCAGCTCGACGACCCGACCCACGTGCTGGCCTCGGCCAAGCACTTCGCCGGCGACGGGCTCACGTCCTACGACGAGGAGGCCGTCGGCACCGGCGCCTACCCCATCGACCAGGGCATCACCGAGGTCGACCACGCGACGTTCGACGAGCTCGCGCTCGCGCCCTACTGGCCGGCGATCCGCAAGTACGACGTCGGGTCGGTCATGCCGTCGTACTCCAGCGTCGACTGGACCGAGGACGGCCTGGGCAACCCGACCAAGATGCACGCCAGCGAGGAGCTGCTCACCGGCGTGCTGAAGGGCGACATGCGCTTCGACGGCATCGTCATCTCCGACTGGCGCGCGATCCGGCAGCTGCCCGGTGACTACCGCGCGCAGGTCAAGGCGTCCGTGCTCGCCGGGGTCGACATGTTCATGGAGCCGATCCAGGCCCCGAACAACCCGTCGGGCTGGGACGAGTTCATCCCGACCCTGACCGACCTCGTCGACAGCGGTGAGGTCCCGGTCTCCCGGATCGACGACGCGGTGACCCGGATCCTGACCAAGAAGTTCGAGCTCGGTCTCTTCGAGCACCCCTTCACCGACCGCACGCACCTCGACGAGATCGGCAGCGCCCAGCACCGGAAGGTCGCTCGCGAGGCCGTCGCGAAGTCGCAGGTGCTGCTCAAGAACGAGCGCAAGGCCGTGCCGCTGGCACGCAGGAAGCCGGTCTACGTCGCCGGCGCCAAGGCCGACAGCATCGGCGACCAGGCCGGTGGCTGGACCGTCACGTGGCAGGGCGGCTCGACCAACCAGGTCCCCGGCAACACGATCCTCGACGGGGTGCGCGGCGAGGCCACGCGCGTGACGTGGAGCGCCGACGGCTCCGCGCCGGTGCCGAAGAACGCGTCCGCGGTCGTCGTGGTCGGCGAGACGCCCTACGCCGAGGGCTTTGGTGACGTCGGCGGCCCCCAGTGGGCCTACGACCCGGCCGACAACGGCACGCCGCGCCCGGCGCAGACCATGGAGCTGTCGCAGTCCGACCAGGACCTGGTCCGCACGGTCTGCACGAAGGTCGAGACGTGCGTCGTGGTCCTGCTGTCGGGCCGCCCGCTCGTGATCGAGCCGTCGCTCCTCTCGCAGGTCGACGCGCTGCAGGCCGCCTGGCTGCCCGGCAGCCAGGGTGAGGGCGTGACCGACGTGCTGTTCGGCCGCACGCCCTACACCGGCAAGCTGCCGGTGAGCTGGCCCCGCAGCGTCGCGCAGGAGCCGATCAACGTCGGTGACGCCGACTACGACCCGCTGTTCCGCTACGGCTGGGGCCTGCGCGCCAAGCGCTGA
- a CDS encoding ROK family transcriptional regulator, protein MPTPPPARARGGSLEDLRRANRRLILGHLVTDGPQSRAELARASGLSATTVSSLVNEMIAGGQVRETTTGRPHKGGSGRPPVLVELATPPGGVVGVDIGHGHVRVAAAGPTGGVLAEDVRRFDVDTAGPSTLDVAATMIRETLAAAGLDPDDVHAAGMCVPAPIDRETSMVSTGILPGWRGVNPARELEQRIQAPVIVDNDANLGALAEVRHGAAHGHQDVVYVKLASGVGSGLVLGGRVHRGATGMAGELGHVQIGEDGDVCRCGNRGCLETRVSARQLLASLQPAHDEELTLPRLLALDEARDAGVRRVLSDAGTTIGRALADLCNHLNPSMIVIGGPLGSSGSVIRGVRHAVDRYAQPATAEAVEVTSGQLRERAEIMGAVTMAVAMVTAGD, encoded by the coding sequence GTGCCGACTCCCCCGCCCGCTCGGGCCCGCGGTGGTTCGCTGGAGGACCTGCGTCGCGCGAACCGTCGGCTGATCCTCGGCCACCTCGTCACGGACGGGCCGCAGAGCCGCGCCGAGCTCGCCCGCGCAAGCGGCCTGTCGGCGACCACGGTGTCGAGCCTGGTCAACGAGATGATCGCCGGCGGCCAGGTGCGCGAGACGACGACCGGCCGCCCGCACAAGGGCGGCTCCGGGCGTCCGCCGGTGCTGGTCGAGCTCGCCACGCCCCCGGGCGGGGTGGTGGGCGTCGACATCGGGCACGGGCACGTCCGGGTGGCTGCTGCCGGGCCGACGGGCGGCGTGCTCGCCGAGGACGTACGCCGCTTCGACGTCGACACCGCCGGCCCGTCCACGCTCGACGTGGCGGCGACGATGATCCGCGAGACGCTCGCGGCCGCCGGCCTCGACCCGGACGACGTGCATGCCGCAGGGATGTGCGTGCCCGCGCCGATCGACCGCGAGACGAGCATGGTGAGCACCGGGATCCTGCCGGGCTGGCGCGGGGTGAATCCCGCCCGCGAGCTCGAGCAGCGCATCCAGGCGCCGGTGATCGTGGACAACGACGCCAACCTCGGTGCGCTCGCCGAGGTCCGGCACGGCGCGGCCCACGGGCACCAGGACGTGGTCTACGTCAAGCTCGCCAGCGGGGTCGGCTCCGGGCTGGTGCTCGGCGGCCGGGTGCACCGTGGTGCGACCGGCATGGCCGGCGAGCTCGGGCACGTGCAGATCGGCGAGGACGGCGACGTGTGCCGCTGCGGCAACCGGGGCTGCCTCGAGACCCGGGTCTCGGCCCGGCAGCTGCTCGCCTCCCTCCAGCCCGCGCACGACGAGGAGCTGACGCTCCCGCGGTTGCTCGCGCTCGACGAGGCCCGCGACGCCGGCGTACGCCGAGTGCTGTCCGACGCCGGCACCACGATCGGCCGCGCGCTGGCCGACCTCTGCAACCACCTCAACCCGTCGATGATCGTCATCGGCGGCCCCCTCGGCAGCTCCGGCTCGGTCATCCGGGGCGTGCGGCACGCGGTCGACCGCTACGCCCAGCCGGCGACCGCGGAGGCGGTCGAGGTCACCTCCGGACAGCTGCGCGAGCGCGCGGAGATCATGGGAGCGGTGACGATGGCCGTGGCGATGGTGACGGCGGGTGACTGA